The segment AGCGGGCCATCTCGGAGGACACGGCGTTCATCGCCTTGGGCCGGTCGAGGACCAGCTCGGCGACGTGCCCGTCCCGCCGGACCACGACGAACTCACCAAAACGCTGCTCGGACATGCCGCACACCCTCCCGATCAAGGTCTGTTAACGGCTGTTAACAGACGTTCACCGGAGATCCTAGGTGGGACGGCGGGTCAGGAGCCAGGGTTCGACGACGCCGAGGCCGCGGACCGGGCGCTGCCACATCGGCTGGAGCGCGAAGCGGTACGTGGCCGCCTGGCGGCCCTCCTTCTCCGCGCGGACGGCCTCCTCGGCGGCCTCCGTCTCCGAGACGGGCGCCTCCCTCGTCCTGGACAGCTCCTCCGCGAGCGCGCCGTCGACGAGGACGGCGTCCTTCGGCGCTATCGAGGTGAGGCGGCTGGCCAGGTTCACGGTGGTGCCGAAGACGTCGCCCATCCGGGTCGTCACGGTGCCGAAGGCGATGCCTACGCGCAGTGCGGGCATCGTCTCGTCGTGGCTGAGGGTCTCGATGAGCCGCAGCGCGATCTCGGCGGCCGTGCCGGCGTCGTCGGCGGCGTACAGGACCTCGTCGCCGAGGGTCTTGATGAGCCGGCCGCCGTGCGCGGCGACCAGGTCGGCGCAGGTGGTCTCGAAGGCCTCGACGAGCTCGCCGAGCTCCTCCTCCTCCAGGCGCCGGGTGAGCCGGGTGAAGCCGACGAGGTCCGCGAAGCCGACGGCGAGCCGCCGGTCGACCATCTCGTCGTCGTCGGCCGCCTGCACGACCCGGCCGGTGGCGGCGGCGAGCTGGCGCCGCCAGACGTAGATGAGGAACTCCTCCAGCTCGGGCAGGAGCAGCTCGACCAGCGGGTACGTCATCTCGGTGCGGGTCATGCCGGGCTCGGGCGGCTCGGTGAGGCCCTCCAGGAAGGAGTCGATCTGCCACTCGGCGAGCCGGGCGGTGGTCTGCCCGGTGGAGCGGGCGACCTGGACGGCCATCGGCTCGCTGAGCAACCCGGCCTCGACGAGACCGGCGAGCCGGCGCAGGGCGAGGACGTCGGCCTCGGTGAGCGCCTTGGCCTGGCCGATGTCGGCGAAGCCCATGGCGCGCCAGAAGCGGGAGGCGAGTTCCATGGAGACGCCGGCGGTGCGGGCGGCCTGGAACGGGGTGTAGCGGCGGTCCGCGCCGAGGATGAGCTGTTCGAGGCGGATGGCGAGCGGGTCGTCGCTCGGCTCGGCCGTGTGGTCGACCTCGTGGTGGGGGGTGGGGTACGTGGGAGGCTCGGGCGCGCCGCCCTCGTTCTCGTCGTCGACGGTCACCGGCCGCCTCCTGCCCGTTCCCTGCCCACTTGCCCTGCCGATCTGTCGCCTGGGATCGCGCTCCACGATACGACAGCTGTGGGCTGGCTCACGCCTTAACGGCTGCCGCCTGTGTTCCGGGGCCTGTCGTGCGGGCCCTCCTGTCGTGCGAGGCCCTTGGGCGCGCGGGCCCTCGGGGTGGCCGGACTGGAGGGCGCCGCGCGCTGGTGGGGTGGGCCCACCCGTCCCGCCCCTGGCGGAACGCATGCCCACACCGGGGGGTCAGGTGGCCGATCGCAGGTGGACGATGTCGCCCGCGCCCACCGCTTCCGTGCCGCCGCCCTCCGTGGCGACGACCAGGCGGCCGTCGCCGTCCAGGGCGACCGCTTCGCCTTCCAGCATGCGTTCGCCGGGGAGGTCGGCCCTGACGCGGCGGCCGAGGGTCGCGCAGCCGGCCGTGTACGCCTCCTGGAGTCCGGAGGCGGCGGGGTCGCCGTCCGCCCGCACCCAGGTCCTGTACCACTCCTCGAAGGAGCGCAGGACGGCCCGCAGGAGGGTGTCGCGGTCGGTGGAGACCGCGTCGGCGAGGAGGAGGGAGCCTGCGGCCGGGACGGGGAGTTCTTCCTCGCGGAGGGTGACGTTGATGCCGAGGCCGACGACGACGCCGTCCGCTCCGGCCCGCTCCGCGAGGATGCCGCCGGTCTTGCGTTCCTCGCCCGCGACGGAAACCAGGAGGTCGTTGGGCCACTTGAGGGAGATGTCGACCCCGGCGGCCTTCGCGAGGCCCGTCGACGCGGCCACGCCGGTGAGCAGCGGGAGCCAGCCCCAGCGCTGGACGGGCACCTCCGGCTTGAGGAGGACGGAGAGGAAGAGCCCGGAGCGTGCGGGGGCCGTCCAGCTGCGGTCGAGGCGGCCGCGGCCGGAGGTCTGCTCCTCGGCGACGAGTACGGCGCCCTCGGGCAGCTCGTCGGCGCGGGCGGTGAGGTCGCTGTTGGTGGATCCGGTGCCGGTGACCACGTCGAGCGAGGTCCACAGGCCCTCGGGAAGGACGAGGGCGCGGCGCAGTGCGGGGGCGTTCAGCGGGGGCCGGTCGAGGTCGGACCAGGGTCCGCCGGAGCCTTGGGAGGACGTCATGCAAGCCAGACTAGGTGTGGCAAAGACCGCAGTGCCGAACCGTATCCGCGTCGATACGCTACGGCTCAGTAGCTGAGCAGTAGCCCATTCGTAGTCAACGAACCCCCCGTGACCAGGCAGGGAGCCGCATCCCGATGTCCGAGCCGGCAGAGCAGTACGAGATCGACATTCACACGACCGCAGGCAAGATCGCGGACCTCAAGCGCCGTATCGACGAGGCCACCCACGCCGGCTCGGAGCGTGCGGTGGAGAAGCAGCACGCGAAGGGCAAGCTGACCGCGCGCGAGCGGATCGCCCTGCTGCTCGACGAGGGTTCCTTCGTCGAGCTGGACGAGCTGGCCCGCCACCGGTCGACCAACTTCGGTCTGGAGAAGAACCGGCCGTACGGAGACGGTGTCGTCACCGGCTACGGCACGGTCGACGGGCGCCCGGTCGCCGTGTTCTCGCAGGACTTCACGGTCTTCGGCGGTGCGCTGGGCGAGACGTACGGCCAGAAGATCATCAAGGTGCTGGACTTCGCGCTGAAGACCGGTTGCCCGGTCGTCGGCATCAACGACTCCGGTGGCGCCCGCATCCAGGAGGGTGTGAGCGCGCTCGGCATGTACGGCGAGATCTTCCGCCGGAACACCCATGCCTCCGGGGTGATCCCGCAGATCTCGCTGATCGTCGGCCCGTGTGCGGGCGGCGCGGTCTACTCCCCCGCGATCACCGACTTCACGGTGATGGTGGACCAGACCTCGCACATGTTCATCACGGGTCCCGACGTCATCAAGACGGTGACCGGCGAGGACGTGGGCTTCGAGGAGCTGGGCGGCGCCCGGACGCACAACTCGACCTCGGGCGTGGCGCACCACATGGCGGGTGACGAGAAGGACGCCATCGAGTACGTGAAGTCCCTGCTGTCCTACCTTCCGTCGAACAACCTCTCGGAGCCGCCGGCCTTCCCGGAGGTCGCGGAGACCGAGGCGACGGACGAGGACCGCGAGCTGGACACGCTGATCCCGGACTCGGCGAACCAGCCGTACGACATGCACAAGGTCATCGAGCACGTCCTGGACGACGGTGAGTTCCTGGAGACGCAGGCGCTGTTCGCGCCGAACATCCTGACCGGTTTCGGCCGTGTCGAGGGCTTCCCGGTGGGTGTCGTCGCGAACCAGCCGATGCAGTTCGCGGGTTGCCTGGACATCGACGCGTCGGAGAAGGCCGCGCGGTTCGTCCGCACCTGCGACGCCTTCAACATCCCGGTCCTGACCTTCGTGGACGTGCCGGGCTTCCTGCCGGGCGTGGACCAGGAGTACGCCGGCATCATCCGGCGCGGCGCGAAGCTGATCTACGCGTACGCGGAGGCCACGGTCCCGCTGATCACGGTCATCACGCGGAAGGCCTTCGGCGGCGCGTACGACGTCATGGGCTCCAAGCACCTGGGCGCGGACCTGAACCTGGCCTGGCCGACGGCGCAGATCGCGGTGATGGGCGCGCAGGGCGCGGTCAACATCCTGCACCGCCGGACGATCGCCGCCGCCGAGGACCAGGATGCGGAGCGGGCGCGGCTGATGCAGGAGTACGAGGACGCCCTGCTGAACCCGTACACGGCGGCCGAGCGCGGCTACATCGACGGGGTGATCCTGCCGTCGGACACGCGCCCGCAGATCGTGAAGGGGCTGCGTCAGCTGCGGACGAAGCGGGAATCGCTGCCCCCGAGGAAGCACGGCAACATCCCGCTCTAGGCCTCCCCGGACCTGACCCTTCAAGGAGTCCACATGATCAAGGTCGTACGAGGAAACCCGACCCCGGAGGAGTTGGCCGCCGCACTGGCGGTGGTTCAGGCCCGGGCCGCGGCGACGGCGGCGGCGTCCGCCGAGAGCGGCGGCCCGGCGGTGCCGGAGGGGTGGTCGGACCCGTCCCGGATCGCGCGTTCGGTACGGCCCCGCCCGGGCCCGCGGGCGTGGGCACGGTCGTACTGGCCGGTGTAGTCGCGGGTCGGCACGCGAGGAAGGGCCGGACTCCCCGGGTGGGGGTCCGGCCCTTCTCGTGTCCCTGTCACCCGTCACGTGCGGCGCAGGAAGACGCCGGCCAGGACGGCTCCGGCCACGACGATGGCGGCGTTGACGAGGACCGCGAGCCCGATGCCGTCGAGGAGCACGGGGGAGGTGACGACGACGGCGCTCATGATCGGGGTGCCCATGGTGATGCCGATCTGCTGGGTCATGGTCGCGAGGCCGGTCGCCGTGCCCTGCTCGTGGTCGGGGATCCCGGAGGTGGCGGTGACCATGAAGCCGACGATCGCGAGCATGTTGCCGACGCCGCCGGCGAAGGTCGCGGCGAGCAGCAGCCAGAGGCTGCCGCGGTCGTCGCCGAGGCCGTAGAGGGCGAGGGTCGCGGCGGCCTGGAGGAGGCCTCCGGCGACGAGGGCGGTACGGGCGCCGAAGCGGCCGATGAAGCGGGAGGCGAACACCCCGCCGAGGACCGTGCCCGCGCCGAGGACGCCGAAGGAGAGGCCGGCGGCGAGCGGGGAGAAGCCGAGGACGTCCTGGAGGTACAGGGTCATCAGGAAGACCAGGGAGGTCTCGGTGACGAAGGCGACGAGCCCGGCGACGTTGCCCCAGACGACGGTGCGGCGGGTGAGGATCCGTACGGGTACCAGGGGCGAGGCGGCCCGCCGCTCGATGAACCAGAAGGCGACGAGCAGGGCGACGCCGAGGACGAGGGCCAGGGGTTCGGTCGTCAGGCCGTAGACCAGGGCGAGGAGTCCGCCGGTGACGGTGATCGCGCCGGGTACGTCGAGGCGGGGCCGGACGGCGGGGCGGCTCTCGGTGAGGACGGCGGGGGCGACGAGGAGGACGGCGAGGGCCACCGGCACGTTGACGAGGAACGCCCAGCGCCAGGAGAGCAGGTCGGTGAGGACGCCGCCGAGGATCGCGCCGGTGGTGAAGCCCGCGGACATGAGGGCTCCGTTGAGACCGAGCGCCCGTGCGCGCAGGGGGCCCTCGGGGAAGGCGGCGGTGAGCAGGGAGAGTCCGGCGGGGGTGACGGCCGCGGTGGCGAGGCCTTGGGCGACGCGGGCCGCCATCAGCATCTCGGGGCCGGTGGCGAGGCCGCCGACGAGGGAGGAGGCGCCGAGGAGCGCCATGCCGCCGAGGAAGAGGCGGCGGCGTCCGACGAGGTCGGCGACGCGCCCGAAGAGCAGGGTGAAGCCGGCGGCGGCGAGGGCGAAGGCGGTGGCGATCCACTGGAGGCCGCCGAGGCTGAAGCCGAGTCCTTGACCGATGACGGGCAGTGCGACGTTCAGGATCGAGAAGTCGACGGCCAGCATGAACTGGGCGACGAGGAGGACGACGAGGACGAGCCGCATCCGGCCGGTCATCCGGGTGTCCGGGTGTTCCGTGGAGGTGGGAGTGGGTGTGGGGAGATCGAGGGCAACCATGAGCGCGACCCCTTAATGGGAGACTGGTTCCGTTAAGATGTCCCGTACCGTAGCAGAGTCGATGGCGTTAATGGAACAGGAGACCCATTTGACCGAGAGCCAGCCGGCCTCGCCCGGCACCCTGCGTCCCGGCGGCCGCACCGCGAAGGTCCGCAGGGCCGTCCTCGACGCCACCCAGGACGCCCTCGCCGACACCGGCTTCCACGCCCTGAACATGGACCGGATCGCCGCGACCGCGGGCGTCGGCAAAACGACCGTGTACCGCCGCTGGGGCTCGCCCGTCGGCCTGGTCACCGACCTCCTGCACGACATGGCCGAGCAGTCCCTGCCCGCCTCCGACACCGGCAGCCTCGCGGGCGACCTGCGGGCCAACGCCGAACTCGTACGGGACACCCTCACCGACCCCCGGATGGGCGCCGTCTTCCGCGCGGTCATCGCCGCGGCCGCCTGCGACGAGGAGTGCGCCCGCGCGCTCGCCGACTTCTACCGGACCAGGCTCGGCGAATGGGCGCCCGTCGTCGCCAAGGGCGCCACCCGCGGCGAGATCCCGGCGGAGACGGACCCGACGGAGCTGCTCCGCGCCGTCTCCGCGCCGCTGTACTACCGCTTCACCGTCACCCGCGAGGAACTCACCGGGGAAGTGACGGAACGGGCGGTCACGGCGGCCCTCGCGGCGGCGCGGGACGGGGTGTTCATCCGGGCGCGGCCCTGAGGCGACCTTCCGTTCGTCCGCGAATAGTCCTTCGACACCGGGGCGGCTGAGTATCCGTACTCAGGCGCCCCGCCCGTCGCACCCGCAGGATCGGAGGCATGCTGTGGTCGGACCCGAAGAATCAGCCGCCGAAGTTCCTGCGCGACATGCAGGCGAAGCTTCGCCGCGCGGGCATACTGCTCGCCCTGGCGATGGTGGTGGCGATGTTCGTGGTCAACGCGCGCTGACGCCCCGGCCCACCTCGACGGGCTCCCACGGGCTTCGGCGGGCCTTCGACGCGAAGGGGGCCCCGCGACTGGCTACGCTGCCCCCATGACTGCTGATCCGCGCCGTGTCGTGCTCGCCTCCGCCTCCCCCGCCCGCCTCAACCTGCTCCGGCAGGCCGGGCTCGCCCCCGAGGTGATCGTGAGCGGGGTCGACGAGGACAAGCTGCACGCCCCGACCCCGGCCGAGCTCGCGCTCGCCCTCGCGGAGGCGAAGGCCGCCCATGTGGCCGCCCGGCCCGAGGTGTTCGGCGCCCTGGTCATCGGCTGCGACTCGGTCCTGGAGCTCGACAAGCAGGCCCTCGGCAAGCCGGCGGACGCCGAGGAGGCCACCGCCCGCTGGAAGGCGATGCGCGGCCGGGTCGGCATCCTCCAGACCGGCCACTGCGTGTACGACACGGCCGCCAAGCGCTACGAGTCGGCGACGGCCTCCACCGTGGTCCGCTTCGGCGAGCCGACGGACGACGAGATCGCGGCGTACGTGGCGAGCGGCGAACCGCTGCACGTGGCGGGCGCGTTCACCCTGGACGGGCGCTCGGCGCCGTTCATCGACGGCATCGACGGCGACCCGGGCAATGTGATCGGCCTGTCGCTGCCGCTGCTGCGCACGCTCCTCGGGAAGCTGGGCGTGCAGATCACCGACCTCTGGACCTGAGGGCCGCGGAACGTCGGCGCCGGTGGCCGTCCCGGCCCGCCCGGCGGCGGTTACGCGGGCGCCGGCGCTTCCTCGCGGGGTTCCTCGCGGCGCTCTTCCCCGCGGTGCTCGGCACTCTTGCCGTACGCCACGAGGGTGAGCACGATCAGGCCGAGTACGAGCATCATGAAGGCGAAGGCGCCCCAGCCGATCAGGCCGAGGGTGACCGCGCCGAGGAGGCCGTGCACGACCGCGCAGCCGATGAGCAGGCCCCGGCCGATCCGGCCGGGCCGGCGGTCGCGGATGCCCGCGACGAGGGCGACGAGGCCGCACAGGGCGAGGGCGACGCCGGAGCCGATGCCCAGCGCCCAGGTGCCGGTGTACATCGCGTCGGGGTCCATGCCGTCGAGGGACATCGTCTGGACCTTGACGAACCGTGCCATCACGGCGTTGATCGCGACGATCCCGGGTGCCTCGAGGAACAGCACCGCCGCCGTCACGAGAGCTATCGGTCTGCGGGCCACCTCGGCCACCCCCTGCATACGACTGTTACCGACAGTACGATCGACAGCGCGAAGGCTACTGGCCGGTAAACCTCTGGACAAGAGTGCGCACACGACCGGCGACGGCGGACGGCAGGGCAAAGAATCACTGGGCCATTCGTAGGGACTCGACAAAGAAACCCGAATGGCGACTGGCCGCATGAACAGAGACCTGCGCCACACCTCGGAGCTACTGTGCCGTAAAGGAACCCTGCGTACCGTGGTGCGACAAGGGAATTCACGACCCGAGCAGGCCCGGGGTCACGCTCCGTGTGGGCAAGCTCACCACTGGGGACGGGTCGAAAGGCCGTGTCGGCAGTCCCTAAACTCAGCTTGTTTCAAGGAGGGAGCCATCGTGCGCAAGGTGCTCATCGCCAACCGTGGCGAAATCGCTGTCCGTGTGGCCCGGGCGTGCCGGGATGCGGGTATCGGCAGCGTGGCCGTGTACGCCGAGCCGGACCGGGATGCTCTGCATGTCCGGGCGGCTGATGAGGCGTTCGCTCTGGGCGGTGACACTCCGGCGACCAGTTATCTGGACATGGCGAAGGTGTTGCAGGCGGCGAAGGACTCGGGTGCGGACGCGGTCCACCCCGGTTACGGGTTCCTTTCGGAGAACGCCGAGTTCGCGCAGGCCGTGCTGGACGCGGGTCTGACGTGGATCGGTCCGCCGCCGCAGGCGATCCGTGATCTGGGTGACAAGGTGGCGGCCCGTCACATCGCCCAGCGTGCCGGTGCCCCGCTCGTCGCGGGCACCCCCGACCCGGTCTCGGGTGCGGATGAGGTCGTGGCGTTCGCCGAGGAGCACGGGCTGCCGATCGCGATCAAGGCCGCCTTCGGCGGCGGTGGCCGTGGTCTGAAGGTCGCCCGGACGCTGGAGGAGGTCCCCGAGCTGTACGACTCGGCCGTGCGTGAGGCCGTTGCCGCGTTCGGCCGGGGCGAGTGCTT is part of the Streptomyces sp. NBC_00250 genome and harbors:
- a CDS encoding acyl-CoA carboxylase subunit beta, whose protein sequence is MSEPAEQYEIDIHTTAGKIADLKRRIDEATHAGSERAVEKQHAKGKLTARERIALLLDEGSFVELDELARHRSTNFGLEKNRPYGDGVVTGYGTVDGRPVAVFSQDFTVFGGALGETYGQKIIKVLDFALKTGCPVVGINDSGGARIQEGVSALGMYGEIFRRNTHASGVIPQISLIVGPCAGGAVYSPAITDFTVMVDQTSHMFITGPDVIKTVTGEDVGFEELGGARTHNSTSGVAHHMAGDEKDAIEYVKSLLSYLPSNNLSEPPAFPEVAETEATDEDRELDTLIPDSANQPYDMHKVIEHVLDDGEFLETQALFAPNILTGFGRVEGFPVGVVANQPMQFAGCLDIDASEKAARFVRTCDAFNIPVLTFVDVPGFLPGVDQEYAGIIRRGAKLIYAYAEATVPLITVITRKAFGGAYDVMGSKHLGADLNLAWPTAQIAVMGAQGAVNILHRRTIAAAEDQDAERARLMQEYEDALLNPYTAAERGYIDGVILPSDTRPQIVKGLRQLRTKRESLPPRKHGNIPL
- a CDS encoding adenylate/guanylate cyclase domain-containing protein; its protein translation is MTVDDENEGGAPEPPTYPTPHHEVDHTAEPSDDPLAIRLEQLILGADRRYTPFQAARTAGVSMELASRFWRAMGFADIGQAKALTEADVLALRRLAGLVEAGLLSEPMAVQVARSTGQTTARLAEWQIDSFLEGLTEPPEPGMTRTEMTYPLVELLLPELEEFLIYVWRRQLAAATGRVVQAADDDEMVDRRLAVGFADLVGFTRLTRRLEEEELGELVEAFETTCADLVAAHGGRLIKTLGDEVLYAADDAGTAAEIALRLIETLSHDETMPALRVGIAFGTVTTRMGDVFGTTVNLASRLTSIAPKDAVLVDGALAEELSRTREAPVSETEAAEEAVRAEKEGRQAATYRFALQPMWQRPVRGLGVVEPWLLTRRPT
- the mmpB gene encoding morphogenic membrane protein MmpB, whose protein sequence is MLWSDPKNQPPKFLRDMQAKLRRAGILLALAMVVAMFVVNAR
- a CDS encoding acyl-CoA carboxylase subunit epsilon, which codes for MIKVVRGNPTPEELAAALAVVQARAAATAAASAESGGPAVPEGWSDPSRIARSVRPRPGPRAWARSYWPV
- a CDS encoding biotin--[acetyl-CoA-carboxylase] ligase, giving the protein MTSSQGSGGPWSDLDRPPLNAPALRRALVLPEGLWTSLDVVTGTGSTNSDLTARADELPEGAVLVAEEQTSGRGRLDRSWTAPARSGLFLSVLLKPEVPVQRWGWLPLLTGVAASTGLAKAAGVDISLKWPNDLLVSVAGEERKTGGILAERAGADGVVVGLGINVTLREEELPVPAAGSLLLADAVSTDRDTLLRAVLRSFEEWYRTWVRADGDPAASGLQEAYTAGCATLGRRVRADLPGERMLEGEAVALDGDGRLVVATEGGGTEAVGAGDIVHLRSAT
- a CDS encoding TetR/AcrR family transcriptional regulator; its protein translation is MSRTVAESMALMEQETHLTESQPASPGTLRPGGRTAKVRRAVLDATQDALADTGFHALNMDRIAATAGVGKTTVYRRWGSPVGLVTDLLHDMAEQSLPASDTGSLAGDLRANAELVRDTLTDPRMGAVFRAVIAAAACDEECARALADFYRTRLGEWAPVVAKGATRGEIPAETDPTELLRAVSAPLYYRFTVTREELTGEVTERAVTAALAAARDGVFIRARP
- a CDS encoding MFS transporter — its product is MVALDLPTPTPTSTEHPDTRMTGRMRLVLVVLLVAQFMLAVDFSILNVALPVIGQGLGFSLGGLQWIATAFALAAAGFTLLFGRVADLVGRRRLFLGGMALLGASSLVGGLATGPEMLMAARVAQGLATAAVTPAGLSLLTAAFPEGPLRARALGLNGALMSAGFTTGAILGGVLTDLLSWRWAFLVNVPVALAVLLVAPAVLTESRPAVRPRLDVPGAITVTGGLLALVYGLTTEPLALVLGVALLVAFWFIERRAASPLVPVRILTRRTVVWGNVAGLVAFVTETSLVFLMTLYLQDVLGFSPLAAGLSFGVLGAGTVLGGVFASRFIGRFGARTALVAGGLLQAAATLALYGLGDDRGSLWLLLAATFAGGVGNMLAIVGFMVTATSGIPDHEQGTATGLATMTQQIGITMGTPIMSAVVVTSPVLLDGIGLAVLVNAAIVVAGAVLAGVFLRRT
- a CDS encoding nucleoside triphosphate pyrophosphatase: MTADPRRVVLASASPARLNLLRQAGLAPEVIVSGVDEDKLHAPTPAELALALAEAKAAHVAARPEVFGALVIGCDSVLELDKQALGKPADAEEATARWKAMRGRVGILQTGHCVYDTAAKRYESATASTVVRFGEPTDDEIAAYVASGEPLHVAGAFTLDGRSAPFIDGIDGDPGNVIGLSLPLLRTLLGKLGVQITDLWT